TCGGCCTCGGCCATCTCGGCCCGGTCGAGGTGCGAGTAGTGGCGCAGGGCCTTGACCATCCGCGTGATGGCCTGGATGGACACGCGGATGTCGCTCACCGCGATGGCGAGGTTGCCGGCGTTCTCCAGGAAGGCCAGTGCGGGCGGCGGCAGCCCGCCCGGAACGGACTCCGCCAGGCGCCGCAGCTCTTCGTGCAGGCCCAGCCGCGAGTAGGCGAGGGCCAGCTCGCGCGGGCTGGGCAGGCCCAGGCCGAGCAGGATCGCCTCCAGCTCACGCGTGCGCTGCCGGATCTCGGTGGTGGAGGCTCGCTTCCGGGCGAAGTCGACCGAGAGCGCCTTCTGGACGAGCGCGTGGAAGGCGGCCCGCACCGCGGGCGACGGGCCGTCGGCGGCGAGGCTGGGCACCTGCCGGGCCAGGGTCTGCAGGCCTTCGGTGACGTTGACGATGGCGGCGTTGATCGCCGAGGACGGGGTGTTGATCTCGTGGGCGATGCCGGCCACGAACTGGCCGAGGCTGGCCATCTTCTCGGACAGGATCATCTGGGCCTCGGCCTGCTGGCGGTCCTCGTACGCCTTGAGCAGCGCCTCGTTCGTCCACTCCAGGTCCTCGGTGCGCCCGCGGACCTTCGCCTCCAGGTCCCGGTTCAGCTCCTCGAGCGCGCGGTGGTGGGCGTGCACCTGGCCGATCACGGCGTTGAAGCCCCGGGCCAGCTCCTCCATCTCGTCGCCGGTGCGCAGCTCCAGACGGCTGTCGAGGTCCCCCGCCGCCGCCCGGCGCGTGCTCGCCGTGAGGAGCGAGAGCAGGCGGGTGATACGGCGGGTCAGGAGGTACGCGCCGGCGGTGCCGAGGACGATGGCCAGCATCGCCACGGCGAGGAGGGCCAGCCGCGTGCGGAGGCGCTGGGAGGAGTTGAGCACGAGGTGTCCCATGGCCTCGTCGACGAGCAAGAAGGCGAGGGCCATGATCACCGCGGTCAGGGCCGTGAAGTAGAGGAGGAAGCGCGTCTGTAGCCGCATGCCGTGCCCGCGCCCTTGTAGCATAAAATGGCGCCGCCGATGCCCAGCCAAGACCGCTCCGAGGAGGAGCGCCCCGACCGCGAGCTCCGCTCCGACTTCCTCCGCGGCCAGATGCGCCACTGGATGGACCAGGTAGTGGCGGCGGGGAGGACCCGTGAGCTCTTCGAGCTGGAGATGTGGCTGCGCGCTTTCGAGCGCTTCTTCCGCATCAAGAACCAGCCCCTTTCGGAGCGCGAGGCCCGGCACCTCGCGCTGCGGAACTGGTCGGAGGAGCTGCGCCTGGTCGACAACGTGGCCCGCCGGGCGGTGCAGCTCTGCACGGCCATCCTCACCGAGGACCAGGTCAACCTCACGCGCTTCGACAAGTACGTCGAGGGCTACCTCAAGAAGGACGATCTCGTCGATCCGTACGTGGAGAAGCTGCTGCGCCAGGCGACACCCGAGGCCGGGCTGACGCTCCTCCGGGACGCCCTCGAGGACCTCCACGTGCTGCTCACCGACCTCGTGCGGCTCTCGCGCATCCCCTACGCCACCTTCACGTCGGTGGGGAAGATCCTCTACCGCGAGATCCGCCGCAGCCACCTCCTCGCCCTGCTCATCGACCGGAAGTTCAAGCCCATCCACGACAGGATCACGAACCCCGCGGTGGCCGGGATCATCCGGGGCATCCCGGACGCGGGCGCGCGCCGGCAGGCGGCCAAGGTCTTCCTGGAGCTGTTCCGGCTCCTCCACTACCTGGAGTTCGCCGACCCCGAGCGGGTGCCCGAGGAGGAGCTCAAGAACACCGTCCTCGTCTTCGCGCTCATCTCCTCCG
This genomic interval from Candidatus Methylomirabilota bacterium contains the following:
- a CDS encoding HAMP domain-containing protein, with translation MRLQTRFLLYFTALTAVIMALAFLLVDEAMGHLVLNSSQRLRTRLALLAVAMLAIVLGTAGAYLLTRRITRLLSLLTASTRRAAAGDLDSRLELRTGDEMEELARGFNAVIGQVHAHHRALEELNRDLEAKVRGRTEDLEWTNEALLKAYEDRQQAEAQMILSEKMASLGQFVAGIAHEINTPSSAINAAIVNVTEGLQTLARQVPSLAADGPSPAVRAAFHALVQKALSVDFARKRASTTEIRQRTRELEAILLGLGLPSPRELALAYSRLGLHEELRRLAESVPGGLPPPALAFLENAGNLAIAVSDIRVSIQAITRMVKALRHYSHLDRAEMAEA